The following coding sequences lie in one Sporocytophaga myxococcoides DSM 11118 genomic window:
- a CDS encoding T9SS type A sorting domain-containing protein, giving the protein MIKTLRWIFVIFSITSYAQKPTFTANDVVEPYSGIFAYGTNPGYYSGFNNNAPTDKLLSDLMEKAGLYSMRPKLNDKFVEDYGINVRLSEFKYYVENKKMHDITLFLDGDILASHQSTETITCGTKTLNSQVFKNMYLPIWDASDPNKTPINENNYYANFVYKVIQTYGDYIRFVEVWNEPDFTYSGLGDKNKGETGNWFDNDPNPCDLPNLNATLPQYVRLLRITYEVVKALKPNLYVTTGGIGYAGFLDAMLRVTDNPDGGKVSTEYPLKGGAYFDVLSYHSYPQYNQRTWNNSKGDFDYFRHSDKAVQAMLDQKDKLNNVLDKYGYNGTTYPEKIWIITETNIPRKTYSDATWIGSPEAQRNFVVKAFVKAQMNNIVQLYTYKLGDDTDESASTSPKQGMDLMGMFYNLNTATPATAKITPAGVATKSLTWLIHGSVYDPDKTLALNLSASGADGAAFTKGNETYYVLWAKTKLDRNESASVQYTLPGTPEAGAMVYSWDYSTTNKGQALTANIITLTGSPIVIKADFTSVTSGLNVTALKASVKFYPNPADDSLTIESNNEVGYLSADLLKANGSLVRKIDMGHQLQKTLDISDLNSGIYYLKFSNGKNTWAQKLIIE; this is encoded by the coding sequence ATGCCCAGAAACCGACATTTACCGCCAATGATGTTGTTGAACCATATTCAGGAATTTTTGCATATGGTACAAACCCGGGTTATTACAGCGGATTTAATAATAATGCACCTACAGACAAATTGTTATCAGACTTAATGGAAAAGGCAGGATTATATTCCATGCGTCCAAAGCTTAATGATAAGTTTGTTGAAGATTATGGAATAAATGTGAGGCTTAGCGAGTTTAAATATTATGTTGAGAATAAAAAAATGCATGATATTACTTTGTTTCTTGACGGCGATATTTTAGCATCTCATCAATCTACTGAAACTATTACATGTGGCACGAAGACTTTAAACAGTCAGGTGTTTAAGAATATGTATCTTCCAATCTGGGATGCTAGTGATCCTAATAAAACTCCGATAAATGAGAATAACTATTATGCAAATTTTGTATATAAAGTTATTCAAACCTATGGGGATTATATCAGATTTGTAGAGGTATGGAATGAACCGGATTTTACCTATAGCGGTCTTGGTGATAAAAACAAAGGGGAGACTGGTAACTGGTTTGACAATGATCCTAATCCTTGTGATTTGCCCAATCTGAATGCTACACTACCTCAGTATGTTCGTTTGTTAAGAATTACCTATGAAGTTGTAAAGGCTTTAAAGCCTAATCTATATGTGACTACAGGTGGTATAGGATATGCAGGCTTTTTAGATGCTATGCTCAGAGTAACTGATAATCCTGATGGAGGAAAAGTTTCAACAGAATATCCTTTAAAAGGCGGTGCTTACTTTGATGTATTAAGTTATCATTCATATCCACAATACAACCAAAGAACATGGAACAATTCGAAAGGTGATTTTGATTATTTCAGACATTCAGATAAAGCAGTTCAGGCCATGTTGGATCAAAAAGACAAACTTAATAATGTACTTGATAAGTATGGTTATAATGGAACTACATATCCTGAGAAAATATGGATTATCACTGAAACCAATATTCCAAGAAAGACATATTCGGATGCAACATGGATAGGGTCTCCTGAAGCACAACGAAATTTTGTTGTAAAAGCATTTGTAAAGGCTCAGATGAATAACATCGTGCAATTATATACATACAAGCTTGGAGATGATACTGATGAATCCGCTAGTACTTCTCCGAAGCAGGGAATGGATTTAATGGGAATGTTTTATAACCTTAATACAGCAACACCTGCAACAGCTAAAATTACTCCTGCCGGAGTTGCAACAAAGTCGCTTACCTGGCTTATACATGGAAGTGTTTATGATCCGGATAAAACACTAGCACTTAACTTGTCTGCATCTGGAGCAGATGGAGCTGCATTTACAAAGGGCAATGAAACTTATTATGTATTGTGGGCGAAAACAAAACTAGATAGGAATGAATCTGCTTCTGTTCAATATACACTTCCTGGTACTCCTGAAGCGGGAGCTATGGTATATAGCTGGGATTATTCTACTACTAACAAAGGGCAAGCGCTTACTGCCAATATAATTACCTTAACAGGATCTCCAATAGTAATAAAGGCAGATTTTACTTCAGTTACATCGGGCTTAAATGTCACTGCATTAAAGGCTTCTGTTAAATTTTATCCTAATCCAGCAGATGATTCTTTAACAATTGAAAGTAACAATGAGGTAGGATATTTATCCGCAGATTTATTAAAAGCAAACGGATCATTAGTTCGTAAGATTGATATGGGACACCAATTGCAAAAGACATTAGATATATCAGATCTTAATTCAGGTATATACTATCTGAAGTTTTCTAATGGCAAAAATACCTGGGCACAGAAACTTATAATAGAATAA